A window from Sulfurovum sp. TSL1 encodes these proteins:
- the nrfD gene encoding NrfD/PsrC family molybdoenzyme membrane anchor subunit, producing MVESTINATQAVVTLDVPIQGLIWGSIITVNMWAKSIGTGVVFLAAFLWFRHNKDEMPNLRWLMPVIAFVSLNVFLLFTLIDLHQPYRMIHIFTHPHWTSSITVGAWMASLFLALITVLMVIGAADAFPGLGGKKNKLAEIARNNSAVYEKIMPFLVFLAIPVTTYTAIIMAQSSARELWQAPTEVMQMMWAALMAGSAALIFISGSWSKEARKDLALVLTFAVFFSFMMYMGEYFFSFKSSEAEAVLAYVHSGGAYSVEFWFGMTLGFIIPFFLGMSYMKSENMTLLRFAAILALVGLFLVKDVWLKIPQMLPLS from the coding sequence ATGGTAGAAAGTACAATTAACGCAACGCAAGCAGTTGTTACACTCGATGTACCGATTCAGGGCCTTATTTGGGGGAGTATTATTACTGTAAACATGTGGGCAAAAAGTATCGGTACAGGTGTGGTCTTTTTAGCAGCATTTTTATGGTTTAGACATAACAAAGATGAAATGCCTAACTTAAGATGGCTTATGCCGGTGATCGCATTTGTATCATTGAACGTATTCTTATTGTTTACATTGATAGATCTACATCAGCCGTACAGAATGATACATATATTCACACATCCGCATTGGACTTCATCTATTACTGTCGGTGCATGGATGGCATCACTATTCTTGGCTCTTATTACAGTGCTCATGGTGATCGGTGCAGCAGATGCATTCCCAGGTCTTGGCGGTAAGAAAAACAAGCTTGCTGAAATCGCTAGAAATAACTCTGCAGTGTATGAAAAGATCATGCCATTTTTAGTATTTTTAGCGATCCCTGTTACTACATATACTGCCATCATTATGGCACAATCAAGTGCAAGAGAGTTATGGCAGGCACCGACTGAAGTCATGCAAATGATGTGGGCAGCACTTATGGCCGGTTCTGCAGCATTGATCTTTATTTCTGGTTCATGGAGTAAAGAAGCAAGAAAAGATTTGGCACTTGTACTTACATTTGCTGTTTTCTTTAGTTTTATGATGTATATGGGCGAGTATTTCTTCTCATTCAAATCTTCAGAAGCAGAAGCCGTTTTAGCATATGTACACTCAGGTGGGGCATATAGTGTTGAATTCTGGTTTGGTATGACACTTGGATTTATTATCCCATTCTTCTTGGGAATGAGTTACATGAAATCAGAAAACATGACGCTGCTTAGATTTGCAGCTATTTTAGCATTGGTAGGGTTATTCTTGGTAAAAGATGTTTGGCTTAAGATCCCACAAATGTTACCATTAAGTTAA